A DNA window from Aquarana catesbeiana isolate 2022-GZ linkage group LG01, ASM4218655v1, whole genome shotgun sequence contains the following coding sequences:
- the LOC141127643 gene encoding 52 kDa repressor of the inhibitor of the protein kinase-like: protein MDDSTPEVNEGNFRELLRYRVASGDKILENHLLTASSRATYISKSTQNDLIGCCGDEISNVIVARIKEACYFSIIFDETTDISHTEQLTLNFRYVYNGSIREDFIKFVDAYEFATQKVSGLDSSGSEPRLTGKVLGQMVIQIIKDLSLDITHCVGIGTDSCSVMSSEVAGAVSEILRVAPNSCRCPCYNHCLNNSISKSSQVSAVRNAVAVVKSTISFFNQSAKRHFILKQELGSQLTSLCETRWVERHDSLIRFRDGLVKVVSALSAISQWKCSSTSSTASTLIHSLCSAEFIFSLVSLISVLKVTLPLSRFLQSPTIDLTSASDCLTDTMATIENMRCNADSTFSTLHMEATELASELGVELKLPRLVGRQVHRFNYNVESTEEYYRKSLYIPLLDNIINDLKNFPENSMQCFQIQILMPAVLFGKKMETMVPVAVQSLSKRFHPLLADGKQKIMETLLQGELSLWLTKWKRELSQHKELPKTVLEVLDLCDQDLFPTIRSLLLILATLPVSVATAERSFSTLRRVETWLRSRMVEDRLNGLCLLYIHRDIPVNTDRVIELFAKQGKRRIELIL from the coding sequence ATGGATGACTCCACCCCGGAGGTGAATGAAGGCAACTTTCGGGAATTGCTGAGGTACCGTGTTGCATCTGGAGACAAAATATTAGAGAACCACCTCCTTACTGCATCTTCTCGCGCTACATACATTTCAAAATCCACACAAAATGATTTAATCGGGTGTTGTGGTGATGAAATCAGCAATGTCATTGTAGCTAGAATTAAAGAGGCTTGCTATTTTAGTATTATATTCGATGAAACTACAGACATTTCCCATACCGAACAACTTACACTCAACTTTCGATATGTCTACAATGGATCAATTCGTGAGGATTTTATAAAATTTGTAGATGCCTACGAATTTGCAACCCAGAAGGTGTCGGGACTTGATAGTTCAGGTTCAGAACCAAGGCTTACAGGAAAAGTTTTAGGCCAGATGGTTATCCAAATAATTAAAGACCTCTCCCTGGACATCACTCATTGTGTTGGCATTGGAACAGACAGTTGCAGTGTTATGTCTTCAGAGGTGGCTGGTGCTGTGTCAGAGATTCTCCGTGTAGCACCCAACAGTTGCAGATGTCCTTGCTACAATCATTGTCTGAACAATTCAATTTCAAAGTCCTCACAAGTGTCAGCAGTTCGCAATGCAGTAGCAGTGGTCAAATCAACCATTTCATTCTTTAACCAATCAGCAAAGCgtcattttattttaaagcaggAGTTAGGCTCTCAGCTTACCAGTCTTTGTGAAACTAGATGGGTAGAGCGCCATGATTCTCTCATAAGATTTCGAGATGGACTTGTAAAAGTGGTGAGTGCACTATCTGCAATATCTCAATGGAAATGCTCAAGCACTAGCTCAACAGCATCTACTCTCATCCATTCTCTGTGCAGTGCAGAATTCATATTTTCCTTGGTTTCACTCATCAGTGTTCTGAAAGTAACCCTTCCTCTGAGTCGCTTCCTTCAATCCCCAACAATTGATTTAACAAGTGCATCGGACTGTTTGACTGATACCATGGCAACCATAGAGAATATGCGATGTAACGCTGATAGCACTTTTTCCACTTTGCATATGGAGGCTACAGAATTGGCTTCAGAACTTGGAGTGGAACTAAAATTGCCACGTCTTGTAGGCAGGCAAGTGCACAGATTCAATTACAATGTAGAATCAACTGAAGAATACTACAGGAAATCGTTGTATATTCCCTTGCTGGacaacattattaatgatttaaaaaattttCCAGAGAATTCGATGCAGTGTTTCCAGATTCAAATCTTGATGCCAGCagtactttttgggaaaaaaatggaaaccatggtTCCTGTGGCTGTGCAATCATTATCAAAGCGTTTCCACCCTCTTCTAGCTGATGGTAAGCAGAAGATAATGGAGACATTGCTGCAGGGAGAACTAAGTCTATGGCTTACAAAGTGGAAACGAGAGTTATCACAACATAAGGAACTTCCAAAAACAGTTCTTGAAGTGTTGGACTTGTGTGACCAGGACCTCTTCCCAACCATCAGAAGTTTACTTCTGATCTTAGCAACTCTCCCTGTAAGTGTGGCCACAGCAGAGAGATCTTTCTCAACCCTTCGTCGTGTTGAAACATGGCTTCGGTCACGAATGGTGGAGGACCGGTTAAATGGCTTGTGTTTACTTTACATTCATAGAGATATTCCTGTGAATACTGACCGAGTTATCGAGCTGTTTGCCAAACAAGGAAAACGAAGAATTGAGCTAATTCTCTGA